A window from Leptospira stimsonii encodes these proteins:
- a CDS encoding NAD(P)/FAD-dependent oxidoreductase produces the protein MKFDYEVLIIGGGPAGLSAGMSLGRMSRTALVCDDSRPRNAPSSHLNNFPTRDGIHPTEWRRMVRKDLEKYKTIRFFEGSVLSVEKTALGFVATFESGEIFHFRKVILAYGVEDKPLPVPGFQELWGKSIFHCPYCHGFEIRGSSLGLISNNELTFHMLPLVNDLASDLILFTNGKAFFGEEEKGLLKRNRVKLIEEKISGFLYEGERLKAVSLENAEVVEREAVFFHPTFPFTLKSRIGESLGCERNQFGFYKVNDRGATSVEGVFACGDNVSPAHSVLLASASGATGWSRSRLGVTGRRV, from the coding sequence ATGAAATTTGATTACGAAGTTTTGATTATCGGCGGCGGACCGGCGGGGTTGAGCGCCGGAATGTCCTTAGGTCGTATGAGTAGAACCGCTTTGGTGTGCGATGATAGTCGTCCTCGCAATGCGCCGTCTTCTCATCTGAATAACTTTCCGACAAGAGACGGAATTCACCCGACTGAGTGGAGAAGAATGGTACGGAAGGACTTGGAAAAATATAAGACGATTCGATTTTTTGAGGGATCCGTCTTATCCGTTGAAAAAACCGCTCTTGGTTTTGTCGCAACGTTTGAATCAGGAGAAATTTTTCATTTTCGGAAAGTCATTCTTGCTTACGGTGTAGAAGATAAGCCATTGCCTGTGCCCGGTTTTCAGGAACTCTGGGGGAAATCGATTTTTCATTGTCCTTATTGTCATGGCTTTGAAATTCGAGGATCCAGCTTAGGTTTGATTTCCAATAACGAGCTGACGTTTCACATGTTGCCGCTTGTAAACGACCTGGCTTCCGATCTCATTCTCTTTACGAATGGGAAGGCCTTTTTTGGCGAGGAAGAAAAAGGTTTATTAAAACGTAATAGAGTTAAATTGATTGAAGAGAAAATTTCCGGTTTTCTTTACGAAGGAGAAAGACTGAAAGCGGTTTCTCTCGAAAACGCTGAAGTCGTCGAAAGGGAAGCGGTTTTCTTTCACCCAACGTTCCCTTTTACGCTCAAATCCCGGATCGGCGAATCTCTGGGTTGTGAAAGAAACCAGTTCGGTTTTTATAAAGTGAATGACAGAGGGGCGACCTCTGTAGAAGGCGTCTTTGCCTGCGGAGATAACGTGAGTCCCGCCCATTCCGTTTTATTGGCATCTGCGTCGGGTGCTACCGGCTGGAGCCGGAGTCGTCTCGGCGTTACTGGGAGAAGAGTTTAA
- a CDS encoding helix-turn-helix domain-containing protein — protein MRNVICALRGAVLFIGKLPDLSFHSTVTSATVVGLDREIKKRIKGNEEWMSARCFVFDGALSHETILSGTVGILFADPGSEIGGILAEEAGPKGLSENPLWASELIVTCEEILNANPECFPEILNDSFPFNRLLPAKNIQDDNRLIHVLRKLVENPEETVNVDKLAREIGMSSSWLQHEFKNVVGLPLRAFRKWFRIKTAVIALKRGASLADAALSAGFYDQAHFTNVFREIFGISPSTVFGKGEPIHWYIQNEELDRIITAR, from the coding sequence ATGCGGAACGTAATCTGTGCACTCAGAGGTGCGGTTCTATTTATCGGAAAACTCCCGGACCTTTCCTTTCACTCGACAGTGACCTCGGCTACTGTAGTCGGTCTCGATCGTGAAATCAAAAAAAGAATCAAAGGCAACGAAGAATGGATGAGCGCTCGTTGTTTTGTATTCGATGGTGCATTGAGTCACGAAACGATTCTAAGCGGAACCGTAGGAATTTTATTCGCCGATCCGGGAAGTGAAATCGGAGGGATCCTCGCCGAAGAAGCCGGACCGAAAGGACTTTCCGAAAATCCCCTTTGGGCTTCGGAATTGATCGTTACTTGCGAAGAGATTCTCAACGCGAACCCGGAATGTTTTCCCGAGATTCTGAACGACTCCTTTCCCTTCAATCGTTTGCTTCCCGCAAAAAACATCCAAGACGATAATCGTCTAATTCATGTTTTGCGAAAGCTCGTCGAGAATCCTGAAGAGACCGTAAACGTTGACAAGCTTGCTCGAGAGATCGGAATGTCGTCCTCCTGGTTACAACACGAATTTAAGAACGTGGTCGGCTTACCGCTCCGCGCATTTCGCAAATGGTTCCGTATCAAGACCGCCGTCATCGCCCTCAAACGAGGAGCCTCTCTTGCGGATGCCGCACTGAGCGCCGGATTTTATGATCAGGCACATTTTACGAACGTATTTCGGGAAATATTCGGGATCTCCCCTTCGACCGTTTTTGGGAAAGGAGAACCGATCCATTGGTATATTCAAAACGAGGAATTGGACAGGATCATTACCGCTCGTTAA
- a CDS encoding PaaI family thioesterase codes for MTVSELLYHNVPRNIFTLKEDCSIVEQAQNLIDQCHPGATNMKVLNVTSELSEADIPYSRSNRALHGFMHGGCFFSVGDTLTSIMAFFHVENERERTFTMDATIRYLRPVRTDTVRAKARLVRKNGKLLEYVCDFFNEENKRAAQAKYRYAIAEPR; via the coding sequence ATGACCGTTTCCGAATTATTATATCATAATGTACCCAGGAATATTTTCACATTAAAGGAAGATTGTAGCATCGTTGAACAAGCACAAAACCTGATAGATCAATGTCATCCCGGCGCGACGAACATGAAAGTGCTCAACGTTACATCCGAACTTTCGGAAGCGGACATACCGTATTCTCGGAGTAACCGCGCACTTCACGGATTTATGCACGGTGGTTGTTTTTTTAGCGTCGGCGATACGCTCACTTCGATCATGGCTTTCTTCCACGTGGAGAACGAAAGAGAAAGGACGTTTACGATGGATGCAACAATTCGTTATCTTCGTCCGGTGAGAACGGACACGGTGCGAGCGAAAGCAAGACTCGTTCGTAAGAATGGGAAACTTTTGGAATACGTTTGCGACTTCTTCAACGAAGAAAACAAAAGAGCCGCTCAGGCAAAATACAGATACGCGATTGCCGAACCGCGTTGA
- a CDS encoding mucoidy inhibitor MuiA family protein, giving the protein MKPFPKTVQNSNSKRILPSALFLFLLPFFFLNAEDQDSSRVIGKIQSVTIFSDRALVRRNQDIKLQGEETTLRFVRLPAAVILDSIRASSEGTLNISSVSIRTIPAGEDSEITNDPLKKKMVSIQQEIRSETDRQTSFREQLKLLSSFGQLATEESDRQLRSNAVDVKNWSTSLEFLENRRNSYLERIQRSEEKLEQLNKEFAQANSAFLRMAEAKRWSQSEVEVVCSGKPGSKGSISIEYLVSNVSWRGIYDLHGSSEGGDFRLESRVALRQYTGEDWKNVDITISSAKPSAAISLPLLRPWRVSQGSLSQPGSNKNTFNSDEQNPSDSEVSEGEEDSANFTFRLPNRETVVSDNSEHRISMDSAQIKGAVSHVAIPTLSNFVFLRAKFKNTTKMPLLWNDVKVFMDGSFIGSYTPGNRTAVGQEFEMYLGPDQRMKLKRTLLKGEVAGAGFLGKTVQIENQWQIEVSNYTKRPRQVLVYDQFPVSADPNISTKFLGSNHESLKKDANGTLSWTLLVKPGEKEKFDFSYSIEIPQSMWTSLENIREDRKTSNEIDDLKERNAPASPKKIYNLERIFK; this is encoded by the coding sequence ATGAAACCATTTCCTAAAACTGTACAAAATTCGAATTCAAAAAGAATTCTTCCATCCGCATTATTTCTCTTTCTTTTGCCGTTCTTTTTTCTAAACGCGGAAGACCAGGATTCTTCCCGAGTCATTGGTAAAATACAGTCCGTAACGATTTTTTCCGATCGAGCCCTCGTTCGGAGAAACCAAGATATAAAACTTCAGGGAGAGGAAACGACGCTCCGTTTTGTACGTTTACCCGCCGCCGTGATTCTCGATTCGATTCGGGCTTCCTCCGAGGGAACCCTAAACATTTCCTCCGTTTCCATTCGTACAATTCCCGCTGGAGAAGATTCCGAAATCACAAACGATCCTCTAAAAAAGAAAATGGTTTCGATTCAGCAAGAGATTCGTTCCGAAACGGACCGACAAACGAGCTTCCGTGAACAGTTAAAACTTCTCTCGAGTTTCGGTCAGTTGGCAACCGAAGAATCGGATCGACAACTCCGTTCGAATGCCGTTGACGTAAAGAATTGGTCCACTAGTCTGGAATTCTTAGAAAATCGCAGAAACTCTTATCTCGAAAGAATTCAAAGATCCGAAGAAAAATTAGAACAATTGAATAAAGAATTCGCGCAGGCAAACTCCGCATTCTTACGAATGGCCGAAGCGAAACGTTGGTCCCAATCCGAAGTCGAGGTAGTTTGTTCGGGCAAGCCGGGTTCCAAAGGTTCTATCTCCATCGAGTATTTAGTCTCGAACGTTTCTTGGAGAGGAATTTACGATCTCCACGGTTCTTCCGAAGGAGGAGATTTCCGTTTAGAATCCCGAGTGGCTCTTCGCCAATACACGGGAGAAGATTGGAAGAATGTGGACATCACGATTTCGAGCGCGAAACCTTCCGCCGCAATCTCCTTACCTCTTCTTCGACCATGGAGAGTGAGCCAAGGAAGTTTGTCTCAACCCGGTAGCAATAAAAATACGTTCAACTCGGACGAACAAAACCCGAGCGACTCCGAAGTCTCAGAGGGAGAAGAAGACTCCGCCAACTTTACATTCCGTTTACCTAATAGAGAAACGGTCGTCAGCGATAACTCGGAACACAGGATTTCGATGGACAGCGCGCAGATCAAGGGCGCGGTTTCCCACGTGGCGATCCCTACTCTTTCCAATTTCGTGTTTCTAAGAGCAAAATTTAAGAATACTACGAAGATGCCCTTACTCTGGAACGACGTAAAGGTTTTTATGGACGGTAGTTTTATAGGAAGTTATACTCCCGGAAATAGAACCGCAGTGGGTCAAGAATTCGAAATGTATTTAGGACCGGATCAACGAATGAAACTCAAAAGAACCCTTCTGAAAGGTGAAGTCGCAGGCGCCGGTTTTTTGGGCAAAACCGTACAGATCGAAAATCAATGGCAGATCGAAGTTTCCAATTATACGAAGCGACCGAGACAGGTCCTCGTTTACGATCAATTCCCCGTATCTGCGGACCCGAACATCTCCACGAAATTTTTGGGATCGAATCACGAAAGTTTAAAGAAAGACGCAAATGGAACTCTTTCTTGGACGCTTCTCGTCAAACCGGGTGAAAAAGAAAAATTCGATTTTTCTTATTCGATTGAAATTCCGCAGTCAATGTGGACCAGTTTGGAAAACATTCGAGAGGATCGTAAGACTTCCAATGAAATCGACGATCTCAAAGAAAGGAACGCACCCGCAAGTCCGAAAAAAATCTATAACTTAGAAAGAATTTTTAAATAA
- a CDS encoding TetR/AcrR family transcriptional regulator, protein MQETGLRETILNVAGSLFIKRGYNSVSIKLIAEEARCTTAALYYYFPEGKEAIRKVVLYSHLPDPEQIVEVGKSAKSLQELFSQIALRVCGHDSDTVRKERWLLAEFPNFTDADREVIHGKLKAIHSTLVTETGRYVSDSETTKLLSWLFMSASFGYGQLFGSLQFNKVTDFPTAEFAERIANLLSKDIKS, encoded by the coding sequence ATGCAAGAAACAGGTTTACGCGAGACGATCTTAAATGTGGCCGGTTCGCTTTTTATCAAACGCGGCTACAATTCGGTCTCGATAAAACTCATTGCAGAAGAGGCGCGTTGTACTACGGCGGCTCTCTATTACTATTTTCCGGAAGGAAAGGAGGCGATTCGTAAGGTTGTACTGTATTCGCATTTACCCGATCCGGAACAAATTGTGGAAGTGGGTAAATCCGCAAAGTCGCTTCAGGAATTGTTTTCTCAGATTGCTCTGCGGGTGTGCGGGCACGATTCGGACACGGTTCGAAAAGAGCGCTGGCTTTTGGCGGAGTTTCCGAATTTTACGGACGCGGATCGAGAGGTGATCCATGGAAAATTAAAGGCGATTCATTCCACTCTCGTCACCGAAACCGGGCGATATGTTTCCGATTCGGAAACAACGAAACTTCTCTCGTGGCTCTTTATGTCCGCCAGCTTCGGTTATGGACAACTTTTTGGGAGTCTTCAGTTCAATAAGGTGACCGATTTCCCTACGGCGGAATTTGCAGAAAGAATCGCCAACCTCTTATCGAAAGATATAAAATCATAA
- a CDS encoding class I SAM-dependent methyltransferase — protein MELHLLEIREQQKESWNRFSPGWKKWDDLFMDFLKPMGDEIVRRLDLKKTDRVLDIAAGTGEPGLTIATLVKDGSVLITDLAEDMLAVARENARRRGIANIETQACDVSELPFPDNTFDAISCRFGFMFFPDMKLAASEMFRVLKPGGKVATSVWNIPDKNFWITAVMGAIQKNMNLPAPIPGAPGMFRCSEKNLIFNLFREVGLKNVFVKEVDGKLKCQNAETYWNVMTEVAAPIVAALSKADENLKEKIREEVFQSVNQKYSSRDVQIESSALVVWGEKS, from the coding sequence ATGGAACTTCACTTACTAGAAATACGAGAACAACAAAAGGAATCTTGGAATCGATTCTCCCCGGGTTGGAAGAAATGGGACGACCTGTTTATGGATTTTTTGAAGCCAATGGGAGATGAAATCGTTCGCAGGCTGGATCTGAAAAAGACGGATCGAGTTTTGGATATAGCCGCGGGAACGGGCGAACCCGGTTTGACGATCGCTACTTTGGTCAAGGATGGATCCGTCCTCATCACCGATCTCGCGGAAGATATGCTTGCCGTGGCAAGGGAAAACGCGAGACGTCGAGGTATTGCGAACATCGAGACACAGGCTTGTGACGTGAGTGAACTTCCTTTTCCCGATAACACTTTCGACGCGATCAGTTGTAGATTCGGCTTTATGTTTTTTCCGGATATGAAACTCGCCGCGAGCGAAATGTTTCGTGTTTTGAAACCGGGTGGAAAAGTCGCAACCTCGGTTTGGAACATTCCGGATAAGAATTTTTGGATCACCGCCGTGATGGGTGCGATTCAAAAGAATATGAACTTACCCGCTCCCATTCCAGGCGCGCCGGGAATGTTTCGTTGTTCCGAAAAAAATCTCATCTTCAATCTGTTTCGGGAAGTTGGTCTCAAGAATGTTTTTGTAAAAGAAGTCGACGGCAAACTCAAGTGTCAAAATGCGGAAACGTATTGGAACGTAATGACCGAAGTGGCGGCTCCGATCGTCGCGGCCCTTTCCAAAGCGGATGAAAATTTAAAAGAGAAAATTAGGGAAGAAGTGTTTCAATCCGTAAATCAAAAGTATTCCAGCAGGGACGTTCAGATCGAATCGAGCGCTTTGGTTGTCTGGGGAGAAAAATCCTGA
- a CDS encoding porin OmpL1: protein MSRKLLFLTVVFFSTLSVSAKSYAIVGLGLQLDLGEMGSTITKDGIDAATYFGPVRSSNPCSVGVDPGCVQDPSKAAGTGTYLGVGVRRAVPSENRLIILERTTGGLINARSTKGAMVGGNLMVGYESDFAKYFFWRIAAEYTQKIAGGITKADMLGISLVDITWGFSSVVIPATVGFKINFTEDTAIYLGAGINYFNGGWSLNGTNNIKAGYDVLSAVGLSTLANLVSDGTDPVSTREHTRFRASGFAPNFLIGTQARVSEKGHVFIEVETILSEAYSVGKSQTVGGAVNISPYPAFSIVVGGQVYRFGFKQEL, encoded by the coding sequence ATGAGTCGTAAGTTACTGTTTTTGACGGTCGTATTTTTTTCGACATTGAGCGTTTCTGCTAAGTCCTATGCGATCGTAGGTCTTGGTCTACAATTGGATTTAGGTGAAATGGGAAGCACAATCACGAAGGATGGAATCGACGCGGCTACGTATTTCGGACCCGTACGATCTTCGAATCCTTGTTCCGTAGGAGTAGACCCAGGTTGTGTTCAGGATCCTTCGAAGGCCGCAGGCACGGGAACGTATCTCGGTGTGGGAGTTCGGCGCGCGGTTCCTTCTGAAAATCGGCTTATCATTTTGGAGCGCACGACGGGAGGCCTTATCAACGCGAGAAGCACAAAAGGCGCCATGGTTGGTGGTAACTTGATGGTCGGTTACGAATCCGATTTTGCTAAGTATTTCTTTTGGAGGATCGCGGCCGAATACACACAAAAAATTGCCGGTGGTATTACCAAAGCTGATATGCTTGGTATCAGTTTGGTCGATATCACTTGGGGATTCAGTTCCGTTGTCATTCCCGCCACTGTCGGTTTCAAAATTAATTTTACGGAGGATACGGCTATTTACTTGGGCGCCGGGATCAATTATTTCAACGGCGGCTGGTCTTTAAATGGTACGAACAATATCAAGGCGGGATACGATGTTCTCAGCGCGGTTGGGCTTTCCACTTTGGCAAATCTCGTGAGCGATGGTACGGATCCGGTTTCAACGCGTGAACACACACGCTTTCGTGCTTCCGGCTTTGCGCCTAACTTCTTGATCGGAACACAAGCTCGTGTTTCGGAAAAAGGTCACGTATTCATCGAAGTCGAAACGATTCTTTCCGAAGCCTATTCCGTAGGGAAATCGCAAACAGTAGGCGGTGCGGTGAATATTTCTCCGTATCCTGCATTCTCCATTGTAGTGGGCGGGCAAGTTTATCGGTTTGGTTTTAAACAAGAACTCTAA
- a CDS encoding methyl-accepting chemotaxis protein, with protein MSDESRFLLRLSLKLEAITYLQGVPIGIVFIVVAGGFTGDRLIYFLQGVLTATVITLISVLIRWQILKRILNLPNFENSKLESKKELNRKKKIALIHFPRLEMLITVIQWTIGISISYFATNAIVPLTVSETVLYPTLWVMIIGIVLCSHFFVSEIEIASILQTEEMRSIELAPEEYKKVTLGERFICSLSSIVLLPIIFLTYFLLVLRGSYSEAYPIEYALLVAFLLLALMIFTTSKLFLSSLRKNSNAISEIVSAIAGGNIQSSMPLISSDEIGQVSHKMSAFLSKMNSVVMAIRTEARTLQERSDILANDTQKFSTHAQDQAASFEELASAVEELSASGTSVLHQANNQEERVRIAEDAVQELSNAIGAIHQESGFAKEEASRMASFVETGRESIERSVRTMSKIETSTDKMGSALTIILAIADKLKLLSINASIEAARSGEAGKGFSVVAEEISKLGENTNSNAVRIQSLIEDAITRVKEGAHDMAESAESFTKIEVSIKQSIPMVEKISALSLRQLSANEAVKQNFDLINRLAADIKNSTQEQSLTLTEFAESVLRLSQNTQAVSTNSDNINVLASQLAGQSQVLNREVDYFRK; from the coding sequence ATGTCCGACGAATCCAGATTTCTCCTTCGACTTTCCCTAAAATTGGAAGCGATCACCTATTTGCAAGGCGTCCCGATCGGAATCGTTTTTATCGTAGTCGCGGGCGGATTTACGGGTGATCGGCTAATTTATTTTTTACAAGGAGTTTTAACTGCAACCGTAATCACGTTGATCTCGGTTTTAATACGTTGGCAAATTCTGAAAAGGATACTCAATCTTCCGAATTTCGAAAACTCGAAACTTGAATCGAAAAAAGAACTAAATCGAAAGAAAAAAATCGCCCTCATTCATTTCCCGCGTCTGGAGATGCTCATCACGGTTATTCAGTGGACGATCGGAATCTCAATTTCCTATTTCGCGACAAATGCGATCGTACCTTTAACTGTAAGTGAAACGGTTCTATATCCGACTCTCTGGGTAATGATCATCGGGATCGTTCTTTGTTCCCATTTTTTCGTTTCCGAGATAGAAATCGCTTCAATCTTACAAACTGAAGAAATGAGAAGTATCGAACTGGCACCGGAAGAATATAAAAAGGTAACTTTGGGCGAGAGATTTATCTGTTCTCTTTCTTCGATCGTCCTTTTGCCGATCATATTTCTGACGTATTTCCTATTGGTATTAAGAGGTTCATACTCGGAAGCCTATCCGATTGAGTATGCTCTGCTTGTGGCGTTTCTCCTTTTGGCATTGATGATATTCACAACGTCCAAATTATTCTTAAGTTCCTTAAGGAAGAATTCAAATGCGATATCCGAAATCGTAAGTGCGATCGCAGGGGGGAATATCCAGAGTTCAATGCCCTTGATCTCAAGCGACGAGATCGGACAAGTGAGCCATAAGATGAGCGCGTTCCTTTCCAAAATGAATTCAGTGGTAATGGCGATACGAACCGAAGCGAGAACCTTGCAGGAACGATCGGATATCCTTGCAAACGATACGCAAAAATTTTCAACTCACGCCCAAGATCAAGCGGCCTCATTTGAAGAATTGGCATCTGCGGTCGAAGAATTATCCGCTAGCGGAACATCGGTTCTCCATCAGGCGAACAACCAGGAAGAACGGGTTCGAATCGCGGAAGACGCGGTTCAAGAACTCAGCAACGCGATCGGAGCGATTCATCAAGAATCCGGATTCGCAAAAGAGGAAGCGAGTAGAATGGCCAGCTTTGTCGAAACAGGAAGAGAATCGATAGAAAGATCCGTTCGAACCATGTCCAAAATTGAAACGAGTACTGACAAGATGGGATCAGCGCTTACGATCATTCTTGCGATCGCAGATAAGCTCAAATTGCTTTCGATCAACGCTTCGATCGAAGCGGCGAGATCCGGAGAAGCCGGCAAGGGATTCAGCGTGGTCGCGGAGGAAATTTCGAAATTGGGAGAGAATACGAATAGCAATGCTGTAAGAATTCAGAGTCTGATCGAGGACGCGATCACACGTGTCAAAGAAGGGGCCCACGATATGGCGGAGTCCGCGGAGTCGTTTACGAAAATCGAAGTGAGCATCAAACAATCGATTCCTATGGTCGAAAAAATTTCCGCGCTTTCTCTGCGGCAACTTTCGGCGAACGAAGCGGTCAAACAAAATTTCGATTTGATCAATCGTTTGGCCGCCGATATCAAGAACTCCACGCAGGAACAATCTCTGACCCTAACCGAATTTGCGGAATCCGTTCTTCGTCTTTCACAAAATACACAAGCCGTATCTACAAATTCGGATAATATCAACGTACTCGCTTCACAACTCGCAGGGCAATCACAGGTTCTCAATCGAGAAGTGGATTACTTCCGTAAATGA
- a CDS encoding FG-GAP-like repeat-containing protein produces the protein MKRILKFNGSVVFLSLWLMGCVKPIFNPEITFSRAWTETEILKCILSSSCPGQNRPALKVVNLSSSRNSILESGFIVGTANDDLSSIEVSLDAGPFLPATGTVQWRYPIPSSWKAGSFHSVQVRSRDFSGNPSGILNYGLWKGKNKDVNGDGFPDIAIGASLFSTTRNGDIYLYYGLGMGGFNPTSATMANVIITGDAAASFGYALQLGDVNGDGFADLVAGGSFEYGGANGKVYIFYSNGTSGIFASSFATANLALNAGASTTLGYSLSLGDVNGDGITDIAASGYVGSGIAQIYHGGTGGVSPTPNTSIVGPGTNFGSAIRLGDLNGDGFSDLIVNGNTYSSSSGRLWIFHSGPSGITATNTAAPTLTLTGASPNDTFGISMETGDINGDGFEDLIAASPGYSGSNGRVYTFHGSSSGLTAISVSGANQTLTASSAAESFGGSLALGDINGDGFSDLAVSATNFNAGLGKTVVFHSTGTTISGTTSAVIQGESPGDSFGVGAFGDWNADGFADWIAGATGNAASSGRAYLFYSQGASGLAVSLAASANLAISGPTNSLFGSTFSR, from the coding sequence TTGAAAAGAATCCTAAAATTCAATGGCTCCGTCGTTTTCCTTTCGCTTTGGTTGATGGGTTGCGTAAAACCGATCTTCAATCCGGAGATTACGTTTTCGCGCGCCTGGACGGAAACTGAAATTCTAAAATGTATCCTCTCCAGCTCTTGTCCGGGTCAAAATCGTCCGGCTCTGAAAGTCGTAAATCTTTCCTCTTCTCGAAATTCAATATTAGAATCCGGTTTTATAGTCGGAACGGCGAACGACGATTTATCTAGTATCGAAGTGAGCCTGGATGCCGGACCCTTCCTACCCGCAACCGGAACAGTGCAATGGCGTTATCCGATTCCTTCTTCTTGGAAAGCTGGGAGTTTTCATTCCGTCCAAGTGCGAAGCAGGGATTTCTCCGGAAATCCTTCCGGGATTCTGAATTATGGTTTGTGGAAAGGAAAGAACAAAGACGTCAATGGAGACGGTTTTCCCGATATCGCGATCGGCGCTTCCTTATTTTCAACCACAAGAAACGGCGACATCTATCTCTATTACGGACTTGGAATGGGAGGATTCAATCCCACAAGCGCAACGATGGCTAACGTGATCATCACGGGAGACGCGGCGGCTTCCTTCGGATATGCACTTCAACTAGGAGATGTAAACGGAGACGGATTTGCGGATCTTGTTGCGGGCGGCTCTTTCGAATACGGAGGAGCAAACGGAAAAGTATATATCTTCTATAGCAACGGAACGAGTGGAATTTTTGCATCCAGTTTTGCAACCGCGAATTTGGCTCTCAACGCGGGTGCTTCCACAACACTCGGTTATTCTCTCTCTTTAGGGGACGTGAACGGAGACGGGATAACGGATATCGCGGCGAGCGGTTACGTTGGATCCGGAATCGCACAAATTTATCACGGAGGAACCGGCGGTGTTTCTCCCACTCCCAATACTTCGATCGTCGGACCTGGAACGAACTTCGGTTCTGCGATTCGATTGGGTGATCTGAACGGCGACGGATTTTCCGACTTGATCGTGAACGGAAATACATATAGTTCTTCTTCCGGTAGACTCTGGATCTTTCACAGCGGACCAAGTGGAATCACTGCGACCAATACTGCGGCTCCTACGCTGACTCTTACCGGCGCTTCGCCGAATGATACGTTCGGAATCTCCATGGAAACCGGCGATATAAACGGAGACGGATTCGAAGATTTGATCGCCGCTTCCCCAGGCTATTCCGGATCGAACGGAAGGGTCTATACGTTTCATGGAAGCTCGAGCGGACTCACCGCAATATCAGTGAGCGGAGCGAATCAAACTCTTACAGCCAGCTCAGCGGCAGAATCCTTTGGCGGCAGTTTAGCGTTAGGCGATATAAACGGAGACGGATTCTCGGATCTCGCCGTAAGCGCCACAAACTTCAACGCAGGACTTGGAAAAACAGTCGTCTTCCATTCGACAGGAACAACGATCTCCGGTACCACTTCTGCGGTCATCCAAGGAGAATCACCGGGAGACTCCTTTGGAGTCGGAGCCTTTGGCGATTGGAACGCGGACGGATTTGCGGACTGGATCGCCGGTGCTACGGGAAATGCGGCCAGTTCCGGTCGAGCCTATCTTTTCTACAGCCAGGGAGCGAGCGGACTCGCGGTGTCCTTGGCCGCGAGTGCAAACTTGGCGATCTCGGGGCCGACGAATTCTCTTTTCGGATCGACTTTCAGTCGATAA